One Longimicrobium sp. genomic window carries:
- a CDS encoding carboxypeptidase-like regulatory domain-containing protein, whose amino-acid sequence MRPFRPTRLIPLALALTALPAALPAQEMGMLDLKVTDPEGAPIAGAAARIDGVRRGVTAADGRVRVRGIAPGWHALKVTRLGRRPVAVGMLVPPGGVAELEVGLQAEAIALPGVSATVLRAKGILVREPQHGQIQPAGGRRFGVDEIRRSGAATLSGVLQRAPEVELVRGPHGAVLRFKRALAALPPEPPGGGLTPPDCAPAYYVDGVRFPSLESPDVFPLSEVEEVVLFPGNVPAAYGGVRASCGVVVIRTRGGPEPGAKPRTLRGPARGDKSRPRPLTPKAARTLGKQPVPKRHP is encoded by the coding sequence ATGCGTCCCTTCCGCCCCACGCGGCTGATCCCGCTCGCGCTCGCGCTGACCGCGCTCCCCGCCGCACTGCCGGCGCAGGAGATGGGGATGCTGGACCTCAAGGTGACCGATCCGGAGGGCGCGCCGATCGCCGGCGCCGCGGCCAGGATCGACGGAGTGCGGCGCGGCGTGACCGCGGCGGACGGGCGGGTGCGCGTGCGGGGGATCGCGCCCGGGTGGCACGCGCTGAAGGTGACGCGCCTCGGCCGCCGTCCGGTCGCCGTGGGGATGCTGGTGCCCCCGGGCGGCGTGGCGGAGCTGGAGGTGGGGCTGCAGGCGGAGGCTATCGCCCTCCCCGGCGTCTCGGCCACCGTGCTGCGCGCCAAGGGAATCCTGGTCCGCGAGCCGCAGCACGGGCAGATCCAGCCGGCGGGCGGCCGCCGCTTCGGCGTCGATGAGATCCGCCGCAGCGGCGCGGCCACGCTCAGCGGCGTGCTGCAGCGCGCGCCCGAGGTGGAGCTGGTGCGCGGCCCGCACGGCGCGGTGCTGCGCTTCAAGCGCGCGCTGGCGGCGCTCCCGCCCGAGCCGCCGGGCGGGGGACTGACGCCGCCCGACTGCGCGCCCGCGTACTACGTGGACGGCGTCCGCTTCCCCTCGCTGGAGTCGCCGGACGTGTTCCCGCTCTCCGAGGTCGAGGAGGTCGTCCTCTTCCCCGGCAACGTGCCCGCCGCGTACGGCGGCGTGCGCGCATCGTGCGGGGTGGTGGTGATCCGCACCCGCGGCGGCCCCGAGCCCGGCGCCAAGCCCCGCACCCTCCGCGGCCCCGCCCGCGGCGACAAGTCCCGCCCGCGCCCGCTGACGCCCAAGGCGGCGCGCACGCTGGGCAAGCAGCCCGTTCCCAAGCGCCACCCGTGA
- a CDS encoding carboxypeptidase regulatory-like domain-containing protein, translated as MHARFLPLRSLLCAAALAAALLLGARPAAAQTRGTVELIVTDAETGAPLSGARVRVDGEVRGTSDAAGRVLLEELDAGSHLLTVEMIGRRALQPQVELAPGQVLELEVMLDSDAIPMPAITARAEPVADGGSAVAQALSRRRGSGIFIGREQIRRSRASRISDLLGKVPGVRVVYGSSGAVASFPGGAPAAALGGAGHRCVAQVYLDGVLMRTPAVDIVAVQELESVEVYLRVIPAEYGGGNSGCGVIVLRTRTQ; from the coding sequence ATGCACGCGCGCTTCCTCCCGCTCCGCAGCCTCCTGTGCGCCGCCGCCCTCGCCGCGGCGCTGCTGCTGGGCGCGCGCCCGGCGGCGGCGCAGACGCGCGGCACGGTGGAGCTGATCGTGACCGATGCGGAAACGGGCGCGCCGCTCTCCGGCGCGCGCGTGCGCGTGGACGGCGAGGTGCGCGGGACGAGCGACGCCGCCGGCCGCGTGCTGCTGGAGGAGCTCGACGCGGGGTCGCACCTGCTGACGGTGGAGATGATCGGCCGGCGTGCGCTGCAGCCGCAGGTGGAGCTGGCCCCCGGCCAGGTGCTGGAGCTGGAGGTGATGCTGGACTCCGATGCCATCCCCATGCCGGCCATCACCGCGCGCGCCGAGCCGGTGGCCGACGGCGGGAGCGCGGTGGCGCAGGCGCTGTCGCGGCGGCGCGGCTCGGGGATCTTCATCGGCCGCGAGCAGATCCGCCGCTCACGCGCGTCGCGCATCTCCGACCTGCTGGGGAAGGTGCCCGGCGTGCGCGTCGTCTACGGCTCCAGCGGCGCGGTGGCCAGCTTTCCCGGCGGCGCGCCGGCCGCCGCGCTGGGTGGCGCCGGCCACCGCTGCGTGGCCCAGGTCTACCTCGACGGGGTGCTGATGCGCACGCCCGCCGTCGACATCGTGGCCGTGCAGGAGCTCGAGTCGGTGGAGGTGTACCTCCGCGTGATCCCCGCCGAGTACGGCGGCGGCAACTCGGGGTGCGGGGTGATCGTCCTCCGCACGCGCACGCAGTGA
- a CDS encoding Fur family transcriptional regulator, with translation MSAHAAPASSPFLPLFRRYLRQQGLPVTPQREVVADVVFSSQEHLSVEEIEARLKERGERIGKATIYRTMEILVRSGLVEDHDFGDGFKRYEHLFGHQPVHEHLVCTSCRAVVEFERPEIARIQDEVAAQHGFIPTRHRLEIYGLCADCQRRGVTIKYEGLACPALDVA, from the coding sequence ATGTCCGCGCACGCCGCCCCGGCCAGCTCGCCCTTCCTGCCGCTCTTCCGCCGCTACCTGCGCCAGCAGGGGCTGCCGGTCACGCCGCAGCGCGAGGTGGTGGCGGACGTGGTGTTCAGCTCGCAGGAGCACCTGTCGGTGGAGGAGATCGAGGCGCGGCTCAAGGAGCGCGGCGAGCGCATCGGCAAGGCCACCATCTACCGCACCATGGAAATCCTGGTGCGGAGCGGGCTGGTGGAAGACCACGACTTCGGCGACGGCTTCAAGCGTTACGAGCACCTCTTCGGCCACCAGCCGGTGCACGAGCACCTGGTGTGCACCAGCTGCCGCGCCGTGGTGGAGTTCGAGCGTCCCGAGATCGCGCGCATCCAGGACGAGGTGGCGGCGCAGCACGGCTTCATCCCCACCCGCCACCGGCTGGAGATCTACGGCCTGTGCGCCGACTGCCAGCGCAGGGGCGTCACCATCAAGTACGAGGGCCTGGCCTGCCCCGCGCTCGACGTGGCCTGA
- a CDS encoding putative glycolipid-binding domain-containing protein yields MPAISSILWRWEDRPGHEAARLARDGEGWRLEGTAVLAHEGRPCRLDYRIACDAQWRTRAATVRGWVGDDEVDVAIEADAAGRWTLNGAACPQVEGCIDVDLNFSPSTNLLPIRRLGLAVGEEAEVRAAWLRFPGFTLEPLPQLYRRTAERAYRYESAGGAFVRDLEVDDAGFVTDYPGIWRAVAVL; encoded by the coding sequence ATGCCCGCGATAAGCTCCATCCTCTGGCGCTGGGAAGACCGGCCGGGCCACGAAGCCGCCCGCCTCGCGCGCGACGGCGAGGGGTGGCGGTTGGAGGGCACCGCCGTCCTCGCCCACGAAGGCCGCCCCTGCCGCCTCGACTACCGGATCGCGTGCGATGCACAGTGGCGCACGCGCGCGGCGACGGTGCGCGGCTGGGTGGGAGATGACGAGGTGGACGTCGCCATCGAGGCCGACGCGGCGGGGCGGTGGACCCTGAACGGCGCCGCGTGCCCGCAGGTGGAGGGATGCATCGACGTGGACCTCAACTTCAGCCCGTCCACCAACCTGCTCCCCATCCGCCGCCTGGGACTGGCAGTCGGGGAAGAGGCCGAGGTGCGCGCCGCGTGGCTGCGCTTCCCCGGCTTCACGCTGGAGCCGCTGCCGCAGCTCTACCGCCGCACCGCCGAGCGCGCGTACCGCTACGAGAGCGCGGGCGGCGCCTTCGTCCGCGACCTGGAGGTGGACGACGCGGGCTTCGTCACCGACTATCCCGGCATCTGGCGAGCGGTGGCGGTGTTGTAG
- a CDS encoding aspartyl protease family protein: MAQFTLQLDPANGPVLTAVVGVSIARGDALMAAGQPIPEGISIRALIDTGASCTCVDPAVLDRLNLAPTGFVSVHTPSTGGAPHQAEQYDVSLIIPGAGPHHVPLAIPAVPVMATELSLQGIDALIGRDVLRECVLIYNGSVGMFTIAF, from the coding sequence GTGGCCCAATTCACGCTGCAACTCGATCCCGCCAATGGCCCCGTGCTCACTGCCGTGGTCGGTGTGAGCATCGCGCGCGGCGACGCGTTGATGGCAGCCGGGCAGCCCATTCCGGAAGGCATCAGCATTCGGGCATTGATCGATACGGGTGCGAGTTGCACGTGCGTCGATCCGGCGGTGTTGGACCGGCTGAACCTGGCGCCGACAGGGTTCGTATCTGTGCACACGCCATCCACCGGTGGTGCGCCGCACCAAGCCGAGCAGTACGATGTCAGCCTGATCATCCCAGGGGCAGGTCCGCACCACGTGCCGCTGGCCATTCCCGCGGTCCCCGTCATGGCGACAGAGCTTTCCCTTCAGGGAATCGATGCGCTGATTGGACGCGATGTGCTGCGAGAATGCGTTCTGATCTACAACGGCTCTGTCGGGATGTTCACGATCGCCTTCTGA